The Anolis carolinensis isolate JA03-04 chromosome 1, rAnoCar3.1.pri, whole genome shotgun sequence genome window below encodes:
- the LOC134295423 gene encoding uncharacterized protein LOC134295423, whose translation MVGRSLPFLAFLMFMFPTVKVSGDNTESLVCSFRSGCGELTLSQEYGHHPAVAVRCNMQVEDEELLGAGGGRSERATPEPDAEFHQLAALASSTAYAQPNGVTQRRGVVRGDSTGGEEGSPSPGPQRIVFLEERMSAMETTLAVMSRAMERLAFLAEPERGRELRAGSMWDVSVGSSQGFADLPAPKGREMRKEPGARPKTQTSLTRVEESDDEGEKPPRIPATLPAETLVPLANAGRGTGPREAAAGPTGPQGGLRRAENWGLRPQGPLPRREELRIEFGGESSELDFFLTTVRGYMEDNAHTFRTESSRIRAIGAVLKRGAASWYVQLHARRDPCLGSLRRFMGALETRFRDPLEQIRAREKLKTVSQGQRSVSEYAEEFQCLAEKVPEWSAVTKIELFKEGLRREILSWAVHRDEPDTLRGWIQLAGRVETSLAQARRHRGGLQQRPQMKEGSRKEGSTPAGRRTEPTGNVSASRSGCFVCGRLGHRAAECWQRKGEGGGQPKPRAVAGKRAEEEPPMRHHSGGLDEGEEDAMSGPCY comes from the exons atggttggccggagcctcccattcttggcttttttgatgttcatgtttcctacagtaaaagtttctggtgataacacagagagtctcgtgtgttcattcaggagcggctgtggtgagctgacactaagccaagaatacggacaccatcccgctgtagcggtgaggtgtaacatgcaagtggaggatgaagagctcttgggcgcaggaggaggaaggtcggaaagggccactcccgagccggacgctgagttccaccagctggcggccctggcgtcatccaccgcttatgcccagccaaatggggtaacccagaggcgtggagtggtgcggggagacagcaccggaggagaggaaggctcaccttccccaggcccacaaaggatagtgtttctggaggagaggatgtcggcgatggagaccaccctggcagtgatgtcgagggcgatggagcgcctggcgtttttggcggagccagagagaggaagggaacttcgggctggctcaatgtgggacgtgagcgtgggaagcagccagggctttgcagacctcccagcaccgaagggaagggaaatgcgaaaggagcccggcgcccggcccaagacccaaacaagcctgacgcgggtggaggagagtgacgacgaaggggaaaaacctccgagaatcccagctacgctcccagctgagaccctggtgcccctggcgaatgccgggcgtggcacagggccaagagaagcagcagcggggcccactggtccgcaagggggcttgcgacgggcggagaattggggattgcgaccacagggacccctaccgagacgagaggaactaaggatcgagtttgggggagagtcctctgaactggattttttcctgaccacggtgaggggctatatggaggacaatgctcacacttttagaacggaatccagccggatacgggccattggtgcagtgttgaagaggggagcggccagctggtacgttcagctgcacgcgcggcgcgacccatgtctggggtcactccgacgctttatgggggccctggagacccgtttccgagatccactggagcagatccgggcgagggagaagttgaagaccgtctcccaggggcagaggtcggtatctgagtatgcggaggagttccaatgcctcgccgaaaaggtgccggaatggtctgcagtaacaaagatagaactcttcaaagagggtctcaggcgggagatcctctcctgggcggtgcatcgtgatgagcctgacacactgcgtggatggattcagctggcggggcgcgtcgagacatcgctggcccaggcgaggaggcaccgaggagggctacagcagcggccgcagatgaaggaggggagccggaaggagggatcaaccccagccgggaggagaacggagccgacagggaacgtgagcgccagcaggagtggctgcttcgtgtgcggccggttgggccacagggctgccgagtgctggcagagaaaaggggaaggcggaggccagcccaaacccagagccgtggcaggaaaacgcgccgaggaagaaccaccgatgaggcaccactcgggggggttg gacgaaggggaggaggacgccatgtcaggaccctgctactag